A stretch of the Filimonas lacunae genome encodes the following:
- a CDS encoding AraC family transcriptional regulator produces the protein MQSSSFHDSHLVAVDAFPLNVYCNHDYMGKTDSGENHVARHNHLKGQFLYTEGGIVHVTTDEQNYFLPARHYMWIPPGRIHSIRANAEHVMMRNLYFPVEKGENEFYRHIGIYPVNDLLLEMLFFTDRWNGQVTAEQKAAYHFVLSLKYILPEISQYSLPFSLPYPKTERLLEVVRYLYAHMDEDILFPDIAKRFGYSERTLARVFVQELNMTFVQFFTLQRMMKALQLLLEEKHTVNETAYMVGYNSVPTFSNTFRKIVGTRPSEYIAMQGVLQQKG, from the coding sequence ATGCAATCCAGTAGTTTTCACGATAGTCACCTGGTGGCGGTAGACGCATTTCCGCTAAACGTTTACTGTAATCATGATTATATGGGCAAAACGGACAGTGGTGAGAACCATGTTGCCCGTCATAACCACCTGAAAGGCCAGTTCTTATATACAGAAGGTGGGATTGTGCATGTTACAACAGACGAGCAAAATTATTTTTTACCCGCCCGGCATTATATGTGGATTCCGCCCGGTAGGATCCACAGCATCCGGGCCAATGCCGAACATGTGATGATGCGCAACCTGTATTTTCCGGTTGAAAAAGGCGAAAATGAATTCTACCGTCACATAGGCATTTACCCGGTGAACGACCTGTTGCTGGAGATGTTATTTTTTACAGATAGATGGAATGGGCAGGTTACCGCAGAACAAAAAGCGGCTTACCATTTTGTGTTATCGTTGAAGTATATACTGCCGGAAATAAGTCAATACAGCTTGCCTTTTTCCCTGCCTTATCCTAAAACAGAGCGGTTGCTGGAAGTGGTGCGCTACCTGTATGCGCATATGGATGAAGATATTTTGTTCCCGGATATAGCTAAACGGTTTGGATATAGCGAAAGAACGCTGGCGCGGGTGTTTGTGCAGGAACTGAATATGACCTTTGTGCAGTTTTTTACTTTGCAGCGTATGATGAAAGCCTTGCAGCTGCTATTAGAAGAAAAGCACACTGTTAATGAAACCGCCTATATGGTGGGTTATAACAGTGTGCCTACATTTAGTAATACTTTTCGTAAAATAGTGGGTACACGCCCTTCTGAATATATTGCTATGCAGGGTGTGTTACAGCAAAAAGGGTGA